In the Anguilla anguilla isolate fAngAng1 chromosome 7, fAngAng1.pri, whole genome shotgun sequence genome, one interval contains:
- the poc1b gene encoding POC1 centriolar protein homolog B isoform X2, translating into MASVLEDPSLERHFKGHKGAVTCADFSPNNNQLVTGSADTNLMIWNLNPKAKALRFVGHRDAITSVQFSPCGDLVVSASIDKTVRLWTPRFNGESTVFKAHMAPVRSVSFSHNGQRLVTASDDKSLKVWSVHRQRFLYSLSQHTNWVRCARFSPDGRLIVSCGDDKTVRLWDTNTRQCINTFTDCGGAVTFVDFNGSGTCIASTGSNNTLKIWDIRTNKLLQHYQVHSAGINCFSFHPSNNYLISASSDSTVKILDLLEGRLIYTLHGHKGPVLTVMFSRRGDVFASGGTDSEVLLWRTNFDVFNYKEVLKGHRRRLNPDPSPHVNDIYPRSPHLHTAPSSSIQISPTVADTQSADPHIVEMGPVLFPNTQDRHGHGSEAPRGGASGGSGQASVEEEGHTHSRTYALEERSGLPLGFSTTLEHIVQQLDVLTQTVAVLEERLSLTEDKLKECLDNQARIIVQAQRVEEQEAENESEGSSA; encoded by the exons ATGGCATCTGTTTTG GAGGATCCTTCCCTGGAACGACATTTTAAAGGCCACAAGGGTGCAGTCACGTGTGCTGACTTCAGTCCCAACAACAACCAATTGG TTACAGGCTCAGCAGACACAAACCTCATGATCTGGAACTTGAACCCCAAGGCCAAGGCATTGAGATTTGTTGGACACCGTGATGCCATCACAAGTGTTCAGTTTTCCCCCTGTGGAGATCTGGTGGTTTCTGCATCCATAGACAAAACAGTCAGACTGTGGACACCCCGCTT TAATGGAGAGTCAACGGTGTTCAAAGCTCACATGGCCCCAGTGCGCAGTGTCAGCTTCTCCCATAACGGCCAGAGGCTGGTCACGGCCTCCGATGACAAGTCTCTGAAGGTGTGGAGCGTTCATCGGCAGCGCTTCCTGTACTCTCTGAGCCAGCACACCAACTGGGTCCGCTGTGCCAG GTTTTCACCAGATGGTCGTTTGATTGTCTCCTGTGGTGATGACAAGACGGTGCGCCTCTGGGACACCAACACCCGGCAGTGTATCAACACGTTCACCGACTGTGGAGG AGCAGTGACTTTTGTGGACTTCAACGGCAGCGGCACCTGCATCGCTTCCACGGGGTCAAacaacacactgaaaatatgGGATATACGCACCAACAAACTACTGCAGCATTACCAAG TTCACAGTGCGGGGATCAATTGCTTTTCCTTCCACCCATCAAATAACTACCTCATTAGTGCCTCCAGTGACAGCACAGTGAAGATCCTGGATCTCCTTGAGGGTCGGCTCATCTATACCCTCCATGGGCACAAG GGTCCCGTCCTCACTGTGATGTTCTCTCGCCGGGGTGACGTCTTTGCTTCCGGTGGCACTGACTCTGag GTTCTCTTGTGGAGGACCAACTTTGACGTGTTCAACTACAAGGAGGTCCTGAAGGGGCACCGCCGGCGACTGaaccctgacccctcccctcacGTCAACGACATCTATCCCAGGAGCCCCCACCTGCACACCGCACCCTCCAGTTCTATACAG ATCAGCCCCACGGTGGCAGACACGCAGTCTGCCGACCCGCACATCGTTGAGATGGGCCCAGTCCTGTTCCCCAACACA CAGGACCGTCACGGCCATGGAAGTGAGGCGCCAAGGGGCGGAGCCAGTGGTGGGAGTGGCCAGGCTTCGGTGGAGGAAGAGGGCCATACGCACAGCAGGACCTATGCGCTGGAGGAGAGATCAGGCCTTCCTCTGGGCTTCTCCACCACTCTGGAACACATTGTACAACAGCTGGACGTTCTGACGCAG ACTGTGGCAGTGCTGGAGGAGCGTCTGTCCTTAACAGAGGACAAGCTGAAGGAGTGTCTGGACAACCAGGCGCGAATCATAGTGCAGGCGCAGAGGGTGGAAGAGCAAGAGGCGGAGAACGAGTCTGAGGGCTCCTCTGCGTAG
- the poc1b gene encoding POC1 centriolar protein homolog B isoform X1 yields the protein MASVLEDPSLERHFKGHKGAVTCADFSPNNNQLVTGSADTNLMIWNLNPKAKALRFVGHRDAITSVQFSPCGDLVVSASIDKTVRLWTPRFNGESTVFKAHMAPVRSVSFSHNGQRLVTASDDKSLKVWSVHRQRFLYSLSQHTNWVRCARFSPDGRLIVSCGDDKTVRLWDTNTRQCINTFTDCGGAVTFVDFNGSGTCIASTGSNNTLKIWDIRTNKLLQHYQVHSAGINCFSFHPSNNYLISASSDSTVKILDLLEGRLIYTLHGHKGPVLTVMFSRRGDVFASGGTDSEVLLWRTNFDVFNYKEVLKGHRRRLNPDPSPHVNDIYPRSPHLHTAPSSSIQISPTVADTQSADPHIVEMGPVLFPNTQQDRHGHGSEAPRGGASGGSGQASVEEEGHTHSRTYALEERSGLPLGFSTTLEHIVQQLDVLTQTVAVLEERLSLTEDKLKECLDNQARIIVQAQRVEEQEAENESEGSSA from the exons ATGGCATCTGTTTTG GAGGATCCTTCCCTGGAACGACATTTTAAAGGCCACAAGGGTGCAGTCACGTGTGCTGACTTCAGTCCCAACAACAACCAATTGG TTACAGGCTCAGCAGACACAAACCTCATGATCTGGAACTTGAACCCCAAGGCCAAGGCATTGAGATTTGTTGGACACCGTGATGCCATCACAAGTGTTCAGTTTTCCCCCTGTGGAGATCTGGTGGTTTCTGCATCCATAGACAAAACAGTCAGACTGTGGACACCCCGCTT TAATGGAGAGTCAACGGTGTTCAAAGCTCACATGGCCCCAGTGCGCAGTGTCAGCTTCTCCCATAACGGCCAGAGGCTGGTCACGGCCTCCGATGACAAGTCTCTGAAGGTGTGGAGCGTTCATCGGCAGCGCTTCCTGTACTCTCTGAGCCAGCACACCAACTGGGTCCGCTGTGCCAG GTTTTCACCAGATGGTCGTTTGATTGTCTCCTGTGGTGATGACAAGACGGTGCGCCTCTGGGACACCAACACCCGGCAGTGTATCAACACGTTCACCGACTGTGGAGG AGCAGTGACTTTTGTGGACTTCAACGGCAGCGGCACCTGCATCGCTTCCACGGGGTCAAacaacacactgaaaatatgGGATATACGCACCAACAAACTACTGCAGCATTACCAAG TTCACAGTGCGGGGATCAATTGCTTTTCCTTCCACCCATCAAATAACTACCTCATTAGTGCCTCCAGTGACAGCACAGTGAAGATCCTGGATCTCCTTGAGGGTCGGCTCATCTATACCCTCCATGGGCACAAG GGTCCCGTCCTCACTGTGATGTTCTCTCGCCGGGGTGACGTCTTTGCTTCCGGTGGCACTGACTCTGag GTTCTCTTGTGGAGGACCAACTTTGACGTGTTCAACTACAAGGAGGTCCTGAAGGGGCACCGCCGGCGACTGaaccctgacccctcccctcacGTCAACGACATCTATCCCAGGAGCCCCCACCTGCACACCGCACCCTCCAGTTCTATACAG ATCAGCCCCACGGTGGCAGACACGCAGTCTGCCGACCCGCACATCGTTGAGATGGGCCCAGTCCTGTTCCCCAACACA CAGCAGGACCGTCACGGCCATGGAAGTGAGGCGCCAAGGGGCGGAGCCAGTGGTGGGAGTGGCCAGGCTTCGGTGGAGGAAGAGGGCCATACGCACAGCAGGACCTATGCGCTGGAGGAGAGATCAGGCCTTCCTCTGGGCTTCTCCACCACTCTGGAACACATTGTACAACAGCTGGACGTTCTGACGCAG ACTGTGGCAGTGCTGGAGGAGCGTCTGTCCTTAACAGAGGACAAGCTGAAGGAGTGTCTGGACAACCAGGCGCGAATCATAGTGCAGGCGCAGAGGGTGGAAGAGCAAGAGGCGGAGAACGAGTCTGAGGGCTCCTCTGCGTAG